The region ATAGCGGGACAAGAGAACGCGCAGTTCGCGCAAAATTTCTTCTTCACCGATGTTTTCGCGGTACAGCTTGCCAAGGCGCGTGCCGTTGAACGCGGCGCCAAGGTACATGTTGTATTTGCCGACCGCTTTGCCGACAAAGGCGATCTCGGCGAGGACGTGGCGGGCGCAGCCGTTCGGACAGCCGGTCATGCGGATCGTGATTTCGTCATCGCGCAAGCCGTTTTCATCGATCATTTCCTCGATTTTATCGAGCAGTTTCGGCAAGTACCGCTCGGCTTCCGCCATCGCCAAGCCGCATGTCGGCAGCGCCACACAGGCGAGCGCGTTGCGGCGCAAGGCGGTGTACCGCCGGCCGTCGGTTAGGCCGTATTCGGCGATGAGCGCCTCGATTTCCAGTTTTTTCTCGCTCGTAACATTGGCGATCATTAAGTTTTGATTCGCCGTCAACCGGAAATCGCCGGTATGGACTTTGGCGATTTCGCGCAGACCGGTCATCAGTTTGTAATCGTCATAGTCTTTGACACGGCCGCCTTCGACAAAGAGTGTGAAATGCCATGTGCCATTGACGCCTTCGACCCAGCCGTAGCGGTCGCCGGTATGCTCGAAATGGTACGGGCGCGCTTCACCAAGCTTCCAGCCGAGGCGGCGCTCCAACTCCTCTTTGACCGTCTCAAGGCCGAGCCGGTCGACCGTGTATTTGAAGCGGGCGTGTTTGCGTGACGAGCGGTTGCCGTAGTCGCGCTGGATCGTCATGATTTTTTCCGCCACTTCAACGACTTGGTCCGGCTTGCAGAAACCGATCACTTTCGCCAGTTGCGGATACGTCGTTTTATCCCCATGGGTCATCCCCATGCCGCCGCCGATGGCGACATTAAATCCGGCGAGTTTGCCGTCCTCGACAATGGCGATCAACCCGATATCTTGCGAGAACACATCGACATCGTTGGACGGCGGAACAGCGATGCCGATTTTAAACTTCCGCGGCAAATACGTCGGACCGTAAATCGGCTCTTCTTCTCCGTCGACTTGCGGTGTGCCGGCGACTTTTTCATCATCAAGCCAAATTTCATAGTACGCCCGCGTCCGCGGCAACAAATGATCGCTGATCAGCTTCGCCCATTCGTACACTTCCGCGTGCACTTCCGACTCGTACGGATTCGGGTTGCACATGACGTTCCGGTTGACGTCGCCGCAGGCGGCGAGCGTTGTCATCAGCACGCCGTTGATGGCTTGCATCGTTTTTTTCACGTTCCATTTCAAGACGCCGTGCAATTGAAACGCTTGGCGCGTCGTCAGTTTCAACGTGCCGTTGGCGTATTTGCGGGCGAGTTCATCCATGACGAGCCACTGCTCCGGCGTCGCCACCCCGCCCGGCGTGCGGACGCGGATCATAAACTGATACGCCGGCTCAAGCTTTTGTTTTTGCCGCTCGGTGCGCACGTCGCGGTCGTCTTGCAAATAGCTGCCGTGGAACTTCATCAGCCGGTTGTCATCATCTGGAATGCCCGCGCTGAGCGGGTCTTCCATCGTTTCGGCGAGCGTGCCGCGCAAGTAACGGCTTTCCTGCTTGATGCGTTCAACATCGCTTGGCGGTCCGTCCGGCGCTTTTAACTCGACTTTCGCCATTTTGGTCCCCACTCCTTTGGATGATTAGTAGACATCGCGTTGGTATCGTTTTTGCTTTTGCATCTCAGCGACATACGCTTCCGCCTGTTCGCGGCTCATACCGCCTTCTTTTTCGATGATGTCGATCAACGTCTGATGGACGTCGCGCGCCATGTGTTGCTTGTCGCCGCACACATAGACGACAGCGCCCTCTTCCAGCCAGCCGAACAGTTCTTTGCTTCGTTCTTGCATCCGGTGCTGGACATATACTTTTCTTTCCGTATCGCGCGAGAAGGCGACATCCATTCGGGTCAGCACGCCGCTTTTCAGCCATGCGAGCCATTCCGTTTGATACAGGAAATCGGTCATAAAATGTTGGTCGCCGAAAAAGAGCCACGATTTTCCGTTGGCGCCCGTCGCTTCGCGCTCTTGCATAAAGGCACGGAACGGCGCCACCCCGGTGCCCGGTCCGATCATGATGATCGGCGTATCGGGGTCTTTCGGCAGCTTGAAGTTCGGGTTCGGCTGAACAAAGACCGGCAATGTGTCACCGATTTGGATGCGCTCCGCACAGAACGTCGAGCACACCCCTTTGCGCAGGCGGCCGTGCGATTCGTAGCGGACGGCGCCGATCGTCAAATGCACTTCATCCGGATAGGCCGCCAAGCTGCTTGCGATTGAGTACAGGCGCGGCGGCATTTTCCGCAAAATCGAGATGATTTGCTGCGGCGCGGCGTCCCACGGGCCAAAGTCGCGCAGCGCATCCAACAAATCGCGGCCTTTGGCGTATTCTTTCAGCTTCGCCTCATTGCCAGGCGCGACAAGCTCTTGAAGCGCGCTGTTTTTTGATAACGGCGCCAGCTTTTGCAACAGCGCTTTTGTCAAGACCGTGATTTCAAAGTGCGAGGTGAGCGCCTCTTTGAGCGACCGCACTTCTCCATCCTTGTCGATCGTCACCGTTTCTCCCGGATTCCACTTCATTTCTTGAATGACGAGATCGACAAGCTCCGGATCGTTTTTCGGGAAAATGCCAAGCGCATCGCCAGGCTCATACTTCAAGCCCGACCCTTCAAGCGACAATTCGAGATGGCGCGTTTCTTTGTTCGAACCGCGGCCATTTAAGTTGATGTTTTCAAGCACCTCGGCCGGAAACGGGTTTTTCCGCGAATACACGGCGACCGGTTCCGCTTTCGGAGCTGCGGCAATAGCCGACAAGAGCGGAGCTGCCCCGGCGTTGGCATTCGCTTCTTTGCTTAACTCGCCAAGCACGCCATCGAGCCATTTCTCCGCTGCTTCTTCGTAATCGACATCGCAGTCAACCCGCGGATAAAACCGCGTTCCGCCTAACTCCTCAAGACGCTTGTCAAAATCTTTCCCCGTCTGGCAAAAATG is a window of Geobacillus kaustophilus DNA encoding:
- the cysI gene encoding assimilatory sulfite reductase (NADPH) hemoprotein subunit, with the protein product MAKVELKAPDGPPSDVERIKQESRYLRGTLAETMEDPLSAGIPDDDNRLMKFHGSYLQDDRDVRTERQKQKLEPAYQFMIRVRTPGGVATPEQWLVMDELARKYANGTLKLTTRQAFQLHGVLKWNVKKTMQAINGVLMTTLAACGDVNRNVMCNPNPYESEVHAEVYEWAKLISDHLLPRTRAYYEIWLDDEKVAGTPQVDGEEEPIYGPTYLPRKFKIGIAVPPSNDVDVFSQDIGLIAIVEDGKLAGFNVAIGGGMGMTHGDKTTYPQLAKVIGFCKPDQVVEVAEKIMTIQRDYGNRSSRKHARFKYTVDRLGLETVKEELERRLGWKLGEARPYHFEHTGDRYGWVEGVNGTWHFTLFVEGGRVKDYDDYKLMTGLREIAKVHTGDFRLTANQNLMIANVTSEKKLEIEALIAEYGLTDGRRYTALRRNALACVALPTCGLAMAEAERYLPKLLDKIEEMIDENGLRDDEITIRMTGCPNGCARHVLAEIAFVGKAVGKYNMYLGAAFNGTRLGKLYRENIGEEEILRELRVLLSRYAKERLDGEHFGDFVIRVGIVKEVTDGTNFHD
- a CDS encoding assimilatory sulfite reductase (NADPH) flavoprotein subunit, encoding MQLQVTNSPFTEEQIKLLNRLLPTLTPAQKLWLSGYLAAAEAAVAVLDAEAPALFAGSSKPVSKEVTVLYGSQTGNAQKLAEKAGKALKERGFEAKVLSMLDFKPNELKKVETLLVVVSTHGEGDPPDNAVSFYEFLHSKRAPKLNHLRFSVLALGDTSYEHFCQTGKDFDKRLEELGGTRFYPRVDCDVDYEEAAEKWLDGVLGELSKEANANAGAAPLLSAIAAAPKAEPVAVYSRKNPFPAEVLENINLNGRGSNKETRHLELSLEGSGLKYEPGDALGIFPKNDPELVDLVIQEMKWNPGETVTIDKDGEVRSLKEALTSHFEITVLTKALLQKLAPLSKNSALQELVAPGNEAKLKEYAKGRDLLDALRDFGPWDAAPQQIISILRKMPPRLYSIASSLAAYPDEVHLTIGAVRYESHGRLRKGVCSTFCAERIQIGDTLPVFVQPNPNFKLPKDPDTPIIMIGPGTGVAPFRAFMQEREATGANGKSWLFFGDQHFMTDFLYQTEWLAWLKSGVLTRMDVAFSRDTERKVYVQHRMQERSKELFGWLEEGAVVYVCGDKQHMARDVHQTLIDIIEKEGGMSREQAEAYVAEMQKQKRYQRDVY